The following are from one region of the Pseudodesulfovibrio piezophilus C1TLV30 genome:
- a CDS encoding substrate-binding periplasmic protein: protein MKRGARRAWISSLFLLTVLAVFSASSVHAESVSAATVAEAPYGFLAGGHMAGMAFDAVNLIAREAGYTPTNSLVTRHKALAMLTTGTVDMVCLPPDSDVGEGVVSLGPVFTVDIIAVARAGSALRSMKDMRGKRVAVVRDAPYHQIVSRKNGMIPYLVKDMARGLKLLVSGQVECVVGTRAGVLFGVSGAGLPKRALGHPLLLSQGEVILFLSRRAASTPMRQRIAEALARLRQNEDFARLLVKYML, encoded by the coding sequence ATGAAAAGAGGTGCCCGACGGGCATGGATATCCAGTCTGTTCTTGTTGACAGTCTTGGCTGTTTTTTCGGCCTCTTCGGTGCATGCCGAATCCGTGAGTGCTGCCACCGTGGCAGAAGCCCCCTATGGTTTTCTTGCAGGAGGCCATATGGCAGGGATGGCTTTTGATGCGGTGAATCTCATCGCGCGTGAAGCCGGTTATACCCCGACCAATTCTTTGGTCACGAGGCATAAGGCATTGGCAATGCTGACGACCGGAACAGTGGATATGGTCTGTTTGCCTCCTGACTCTGATGTCGGGGAAGGTGTGGTGAGCCTTGGCCCTGTCTTTACAGTGGATATAATTGCCGTGGCTCGGGCTGGAAGCGCTCTTCGGTCGATGAAGGACATGCGCGGAAAGCGGGTCGCCGTTGTTCGTGATGCGCCTTACCACCAGATAGTTTCCAGAAAGAACGGCATGATTCCCTATCTTGTGAAAGATATGGCCCGAGGATTAAAACTCTTGGTGTCAGGGCAGGTTGAATGTGTTGTCGGGACCAGGGCGGGTGTGCTGTTCGGTGTTTCCGGTGCGGGCCTTCCCAAAAGGGCATTGGGGCATCCGTTGCTCCTTTCCCAGGGAGAGGTCATACTCTTTCTTTCGAGGCGAGCTGCGTCGACACCAATGCGACAGCGGATTGCAGAAGCTCTCGCTCGACTGCGGCAGAACGAAGATTTCGCGCGGCTGCTGGTAAAATATATGCTATAA
- a CDS encoding Hpt domain-containing protein, whose protein sequence is MTDSIFDSHQFLQSLAGDEELAHELLGAFMEDSPERKKALAQALDENDAEKASKLAHSLKGMCGVVRAKPLVDVALLMENSARENDLETTKTHFSEFTVKLDKAHEEMKTFSQG, encoded by the coding sequence ATGACTGACTCGATATTCGACTCACATCAATTTTTGCAAAGCCTTGCTGGCGATGAAGAACTTGCGCATGAACTGCTGGGCGCATTCATGGAAGACAGCCCTGAACGCAAGAAAGCACTGGCCCAGGCTCTGGATGAAAACGATGCAGAGAAAGCCTCCAAACTTGCACACTCGTTGAAAGGCATGTGTGGCGTGGTGAGAGCCAAGCCTCTTGTTGATGTCGCACTTCTCATGGAGAATTCAGCCAGAGAGAATGACCTGGAAACCACCAAAACGCACTTTTCCGAATTTACTGTCAAACTGGATAAAGCTCATGAAGAAATGAAGACTTTCAGCCAAGGCTGA
- a CDS encoding glycosyltransferase family 4 protein codes for MKILHIITGLDVGGAETMLFRLMTGMDRERFTSRVVSLLDPGPMGDRLREAGFMVEGLGMKRGIPSPMGLLRLMRLIRSWRPEVIQTWLYHADLAGLIATRLAFPKGKRPKVVWNIRCSFMALDEYRRMTGITLRACAALSSFPDAILTNSHEARRFHMQLGYTPRRFEVIPNGFDTITMAPDITASPSVRAELSLSDSTLLVGNVARFDTMKDQRTMIMAAGRVVASCDATVLLIGRGMDHDNLEVAAWIAEAGLPPDRVRLLGQRRDIPRLMAAMDIHVSSSIGESFPNVVGESMACGTVNIVTDVGDSALLVGKTGTVIPPSDAEQLAEAILRLCRLSPSERERLGRRAREHIEKKFTLSHVVRHYEEIYEELII; via the coding sequence ATGAAAATTCTGCATATCATTACAGGCCTCGATGTCGGTGGCGCAGAGACAATGCTCTTCCGCCTCATGACAGGGATGGATCGTGAACGCTTTACATCCCGTGTGGTCAGCCTTCTTGACCCCGGTCCAATGGGAGACCGACTCCGCGAGGCCGGATTCATGGTCGAAGGACTGGGAATGAAACGCGGGATACCTTCTCCCATGGGATTGCTTCGTCTGATGCGTCTGATTCGCTCATGGCGGCCGGAGGTGATTCAAACATGGCTCTATCATGCAGATCTGGCAGGATTGATTGCCACGCGGCTGGCCTTTCCAAAAGGAAAACGTCCAAAAGTCGTTTGGAATATTCGATGCTCTTTCATGGCTCTGGATGAATACCGGCGCATGACCGGCATCACACTCAGGGCGTGTGCGGCATTGTCTTCATTCCCTGATGCGATCCTGACCAACTCCCACGAAGCCAGGCGATTTCACATGCAGTTGGGCTACACTCCTCGTCGCTTCGAAGTCATCCCCAATGGCTTTGACACCATAACCATGGCTCCTGATATCACAGCCTCGCCAAGCGTGAGGGCCGAATTATCCTTGAGCGACTCCACTCTCCTTGTCGGCAATGTCGCAAGGTTTGATACCATGAAGGATCAGCGAACCATGATCATGGCCGCAGGACGAGTTGTCGCGTCATGCGATGCCACTGTGCTGCTGATAGGACGCGGCATGGACCATGACAACCTCGAAGTTGCGGCATGGATAGCCGAAGCAGGACTTCCCCCAGATCGCGTTCGTCTGCTCGGCCAACGCCGGGATATCCCACGCCTGATGGCAGCCATGGATATCCATGTCTCATCATCCATTGGGGAGAGCTTTCCCAATGTCGTAGGAGAATCCATGGCATGTGGAACCGTGAATATCGTCACGGATGTGGGCGATTCGGCTCTCCTGGTAGGGAAAACAGGAACAGTCATTCCACCCTCTGATGCAGAGCAACTGGCTGAGGCCATTCTCCGCCTCTGCAGGCTGTCGCCCTCGGAGCGGGAGCGGCTCGGCAGGCGTGCCCGCGAACACATCGAAAAAAAATTCACTCTCTCCCATGTGGTCAGACATTATGAAGAAATATACGAAGAGCTTATTATATAA
- a CDS encoding carbohydrate kinase family protein: protein MAPFCALGLGEILWDILPSGRKLGGAPANFAYHINALGGLGIPVSSIGDDDLGEETLEVLERSGLETSCISRHPFAPTGTVNAVIDAQGVATYLFPDNVAWDYLNFSTLTRHRATSADIICFGTLAQRSETSRTAITDLLRSAPQALRIFDINLRQNFYSPTLIQDSLALANVLKINDEELHILKAMFSLPTDETDALELLRAQYALELLVLTRGENGSLLMTEDALSDLPGVPTRVVDTIGAGDSFTAAVALASLHGHNLDTINRYATRVAAHVCGQSGAMPPIPKQLTITAL, encoded by the coding sequence ATGGCTCCCTTCTGTGCTCTCGGTTTGGGTGAAATCCTGTGGGACATTCTACCCAGCGGACGAAAACTTGGCGGTGCACCAGCAAATTTCGCCTATCACATCAACGCCTTGGGAGGCCTTGGCATCCCCGTATCCTCTATCGGGGATGACGATTTGGGAGAGGAAACCCTGGAAGTACTCGAACGCAGCGGCCTTGAAACAAGCTGCATATCCCGACATCCCTTTGCTCCGACCGGCACCGTCAATGCCGTCATTGATGCCCAAGGAGTCGCCACCTATCTTTTTCCCGATAATGTTGCCTGGGATTATCTGAATTTCAGCACATTGACCCGGCACCGTGCGACCTCCGCAGACATTATCTGTTTCGGTACCCTTGCTCAGCGCTCCGAAACATCTCGCACTGCCATCACCGATCTCTTGCGCTCTGCACCACAAGCTCTGAGAATTTTTGACATCAATCTACGGCAGAATTTTTACTCTCCCACGCTGATACAGGACTCCCTGGCTCTGGCGAATGTCCTCAAGATCAATGACGAAGAGTTGCACATTCTCAAGGCCATGTTCTCCTTGCCGACAGATGAGACAGACGCCCTTGAACTCCTGCGCGCGCAGTACGCTCTGGAGCTGCTCGTCCTCACACGAGGAGAGAACGGCAGCCTGCTCATGACCGAAGACGCGCTCTCAGACCTACCTGGAGTCCCGACTCGTGTGGTGGATACAATCGGTGCCGGAGATTCTTTTACTGCTGCCGTTGCCCTTGCTTCACTGCACGGGCACAACCTGGACACGATCAATCGCTATGCCACTCGAGTGGCCGCCCATGTTTGCGGGCAATCCGGGGCCATGCCACCGATTCCCAAACAACTCACCATCACTGCATTATAA
- a CDS encoding tetratricopeptide repeat protein, protein MTDIFPRSAKEILNAVKEVEKDAAGAAEALYMAAMLAETPLPYDFALSVEGTPHNPSLINPAAAFFAATVTINPLITRHLIKIDADEQIFQLHEDVRHVLHEAMTSQERIQWASRAIYALNLVLPDAEPANWPTVEWLMPHVMACRTLVTDLGITSAAANRVLHQAGFSLHYQNRHSEAADLLDHALAVDVALKGRQHPDICADLEGLGNVLWAGQDHERAETAFAGCLELQKEIFTDKNPITAPILNSLAVVRQALGKWNEAETTFKECLRVLTQTHGDGHPSIAACLSNLALLYEAMNKPEEALRLAERSLEINRDIYGNNHPEVAADLNMVGLLQDELGHENAAENHFRESLEVRRSTYGEDHPETAQSLCNLALFLDKTGHEAEAASLYEQGLAAYESSLGPDHSLLEPALDNYITLLEKTGSRPTSDALRMLTEAKLRAIVERVK, encoded by the coding sequence GTGACCGATATATTCCCACGTTCCGCCAAGGAAATCCTGAACGCTGTCAAGGAAGTGGAAAAAGACGCGGCAGGAGCAGCCGAAGCCTTGTACATGGCCGCAATGCTGGCCGAAACGCCCTTGCCCTATGATTTTGCCCTGTCAGTGGAAGGGACACCGCATAATCCTTCTCTCATCAATCCGGCTGCGGCCTTTTTCGCCGCCACAGTAACCATTAATCCACTGATCACACGACATCTGATCAAAATCGATGCAGATGAACAGATATTCCAACTTCACGAAGATGTCCGGCATGTCCTGCATGAAGCAATGACGTCTCAGGAACGTATTCAATGGGCAAGCAGGGCTATTTACGCCCTCAACCTCGTCCTTCCCGATGCAGAACCAGCCAATTGGCCGACAGTTGAGTGGCTCATGCCCCATGTCATGGCCTGCCGCACACTAGTCACGGATCTCGGAATCACAAGCGCGGCGGCTAACAGGGTATTACACCAGGCCGGATTCTCTCTCCATTATCAAAATCGTCACAGCGAGGCCGCTGATCTGCTGGATCATGCGTTGGCTGTGGACGTGGCTCTCAAGGGACGGCAGCATCCTGACATTTGTGCCGACCTGGAAGGGCTGGGAAACGTTCTCTGGGCAGGGCAAGACCATGAGCGGGCCGAAACCGCATTTGCGGGATGCCTGGAACTGCAAAAGGAAATTTTCACTGATAAAAACCCAATCACCGCTCCCATCCTCAACAGTCTGGCGGTAGTCCGCCAGGCTCTCGGCAAATGGAACGAAGCGGAAACAACCTTCAAGGAATGCCTGAGAGTCCTGACTCAAACCCATGGCGATGGACATCCCTCCATAGCCGCCTGTCTGAGTAATCTTGCCTTGCTTTATGAGGCCATGAACAAGCCGGAAGAAGCGCTTCGCCTGGCAGAACGATCTCTGGAAATAAACCGTGATATCTATGGAAACAATCACCCGGAAGTGGCCGCAGACCTCAACATGGTAGGCCTGCTTCAGGATGAGCTTGGTCATGAAAATGCCGCAGAAAATCACTTTCGAGAAAGCCTTGAAGTACGTCGGTCGACCTACGGAGAGGACCACCCAGAGACAGCCCAATCCTTATGCAATCTGGCACTCTTTCTGGACAAAACCGGTCATGAAGCAGAGGCTGCATCCCTCTATGAGCAAGGCCTCGCTGCCTATGAATCTTCTTTGGGACCGGATCATTCGCTCTTGGAACCCGCTTTGGACAATTATATCACCCTGCTTGAAAAAACAGGCTCACGCCCCACTTCCGATGCTCTGCGTATGTTGACTGAAGCCAAACTCCGCGCCATTGTCGAGCGGGTCAAATAA
- a CDS encoding OmpH family outer membrane protein translates to MKRITTLLGATLLGLMLLAGCNQQSASITIGVVDEAAAFQKNQAAAKAMTYLQELGAPLQKKAEAAYKAMQAEQNDENVAAYKAAMGDLQGVMNGEQQRIVALIDAKFKEVLENYRTEKGLTLILTKESVVSAADTVDITDDIVAAMDKLELDFSKPEAPAAPEAATPAPEAPAKEEGKE, encoded by the coding sequence ATGAAGCGGATCACTACCCTGCTTGGAGCAACTTTGCTCGGCCTCATGCTTCTTGCCGGTTGCAATCAGCAGTCCGCAAGCATCACCATTGGCGTGGTCGACGAAGCCGCAGCCTTTCAAAAGAACCAGGCAGCAGCCAAGGCCATGACCTACCTTCAGGAACTTGGCGCACCTCTCCAGAAAAAGGCTGAAGCCGCTTATAAGGCTATGCAGGCGGAACAGAATGATGAAAACGTAGCCGCTTACAAGGCTGCCATGGGCGATTTGCAGGGCGTCATGAACGGCGAACAGCAGCGTATTGTTGCACTGATCGATGCCAAGTTCAAAGAAGTGCTTGAGAACTACCGCACGGAAAAAGGGCTGACCCTGATTCTGACCAAGGAATCTGTCGTTTCTGCAGCTGACACCGTTGATATTACCGACGATATCGTTGCCGCCATGGATAAGCTCGAACTGGACTTCTCCAAGCCTGAAGCTCCGGCTGCTCCTGAGGCAGCAACTCCTGCTCCCGAAGCTCCTGCCAAGGAAGAAGGCAAAGAATAG
- a CDS encoding flagellar hook protein FlgE — protein sequence MSFSSLYIGATGVIAHGDRMQVVSNNLANVDTIGYKKSDALFADLISKQMAGGGAEYQSGAKYASQIGMGVGMGEIRNVFEEGALESSNTVTDLAITGNGFFGIRDANGTGSSSDSSYYTRAGAFRFDNEAYLVNPQGYRLQGYAVDRETGEVAAAASDVQLPYEDIVVDGVATRLIRSEPLATSSVQMVTNLDAMAGDTYSSSSNPFFAMLEAYDASSNENASSPFGNNLPAYSTSLNVYDEDGNEQDMTIYFDPVDSNAISNASSGFTYWEYLIAMPASSDGSSAYGTSAAGLAGLGILTFNASGELVDHSAFALNASSGAGGKSLSSWGQASFSEDGRPEFDYTFGSEGAAIGAAQTIAYDFGLSSSTGTWTSGAGGAASVGTNTAALAGMANLAERDARSTTDYDSGSVTLYQDQNGYSWGYLETTSVDREGFLTGHFTNGQSEEFYQIAMYRFNSEWGLRRAGSTNFLATDASGDPIEGVANENGRGTMQQNYLETSNVDLAEEFATMIITQRGYQANTKVITTSDSLLNTTISIKR from the coding sequence ATGAGTTTTTCCAGTTTGTATATAGGCGCAACAGGTGTCATTGCCCATGGCGACCGTATGCAGGTCGTCAGTAACAACCTCGCCAATGTCGACACAATCGGATACAAGAAATCCGATGCCCTCTTCGCTGATCTGATCAGCAAACAGATGGCAGGAGGCGGAGCAGAGTATCAATCCGGTGCCAAGTATGCGAGCCAGATAGGCATGGGCGTGGGCATGGGAGAAATTCGCAATGTCTTCGAAGAAGGCGCGCTCGAAAGCTCGAACACGGTCACTGACCTCGCCATCACAGGCAATGGATTCTTCGGAATTCGCGATGCAAACGGAACCGGAAGCAGTTCTGACTCTTCCTATTATACTCGGGCAGGGGCATTCCGCTTTGACAATGAAGCATACCTCGTCAATCCACAGGGATATCGTCTGCAAGGGTATGCCGTTGACAGGGAAACCGGAGAAGTGGCGGCAGCAGCTTCGGACGTGCAACTCCCCTATGAGGATATTGTTGTCGATGGTGTAGCGACCCGGTTGATCAGGTCCGAACCTCTGGCCACATCCAGCGTCCAGATGGTTACCAACCTTGATGCAATGGCTGGCGATACATACAGCAGCTCCAGCAACCCCTTTTTCGCCATGCTCGAAGCATACGACGCCAGTAGTAATGAAAATGCCTCATCTCCTTTCGGCAATAACCTGCCCGCCTATTCAACGAGTTTGAATGTCTATGACGAAGACGGGAATGAACAGGATATGACAATCTACTTCGACCCGGTGGACTCCAATGCAATCTCCAATGCCTCCTCCGGTTTCACCTATTGGGAATATCTGATCGCCATGCCCGCATCTTCTGACGGTTCCAGCGCATATGGGACTTCGGCAGCCGGACTGGCAGGACTCGGTATTCTGACTTTCAACGCATCCGGCGAGTTGGTGGACCATTCGGCATTTGCACTGAATGCTTCCAGCGGGGCCGGCGGCAAGAGCCTGTCTTCCTGGGGGCAGGCCAGCTTCAGTGAAGACGGCAGACCAGAATTCGACTACACTTTTGGAAGCGAAGGCGCGGCCATTGGAGCTGCTCAGACTATCGCCTACGACTTTGGTCTTTCATCCAGTACCGGAACCTGGACATCGGGAGCCGGAGGGGCCGCGTCCGTCGGGACGAATACGGCAGCCCTCGCAGGAATGGCCAATCTGGCAGAACGGGATGCGCGATCTACAACGGATTATGACTCCGGGTCCGTGACCCTGTACCAAGACCAGAACGGATATTCATGGGGATACCTCGAAACCACGAGCGTGGATCGAGAAGGATTTCTGACAGGCCATTTTACCAATGGACAATCAGAAGAATTTTATCAGATCGCCATGTATCGCTTCAATAGTGAATGGGGTCTTCGTCGTGCCGGTTCCACCAACTTTCTGGCCACCGATGCCTCCGGTGACCCAATTGAAGGTGTCGCCAATGAAAACGGCCGTGGCACCATGCAGCAAAATTATCTGGAAACGAGCAATGTGGACCTGGCGGAAGAGTTCGCGACCATGATTATCACCCAACGCGGATACCAGGCAAACACCAAGGTCATCACCACTTCCGATTCCTTGCTTAACACCACAATCAGCATCAAACGATAG
- a CDS encoding DUF7483 domain-containing protein, which translates to MLTPKEHNHEIIPVFPRELSHSALLSTGQYLARTPQTTGNTQTFTFSGWFKGTTCEAAGHCFFTAGSASLKPRFHIFLNDNQFSVFQANSAGTTLFKYSFDWNVFSDPTAWYHLAVMVDTTAPAALDRVRVYYNGNRLVPLETSTMAAQNTVTSVNDINYQMYIGRKLHLITTPINGYASDIIFVDGIPQGIHQFGEYSSIITGLWIPRKSKDLTLGQNGFHLRFSDAANLGHDSAQENHWTVIGDPAQCGDTPTNNHCTFNRLLSLDRTNELIFSNGNRTISSNNDSFTMAMGDIPMATERGLYWECTLETLASTASLSMGAIESRCPSTNMANKAGHFSCDAAGYYADGVFSEWVNPPFFSAGDIFQFALKGNNMWIGRNGSWLEDGDPINHVNPMITGLPQRVLPFVTTGAMDQKITLNSGGTIFAFSPPTGFKPLCIKTNPEPTLLRSSTVFDITTRIGTGGDTTVSSLEFAPDFVYIKGRWAVDSWGLFDRCQGTTKYLRTNSSSAQSYFTDSLTAFNDDGYNLGYASFINKSGNSFLDLCLKSAPYQGFELIEYTGDGSSGRDISHALQAPPSFMIVKNLETGTLGWALYHSALGEKKHLLLNSTENAQEKSDIWNDTPPTSTHFTVGSNPGVNGLGQKHMAYLFADSAIFQAFSYVGNGSEDGPFVHLGGKPRALFALKNTDEVGHHFLFDSARNEKNIVASYLLPDSTDVETTESNISTLFSSQGIKITGTNPQVNGEGNLMVGLAMLESTKYSNAF; encoded by the coding sequence ATGCTCACTCCGAAAGAACATAATCATGAAATAATCCCTGTTTTTCCAAGAGAATTGTCACATTCGGCACTTTTATCCACAGGACAGTATCTTGCCCGGACTCCTCAAACCACAGGCAATACGCAAACCTTTACCTTCAGCGGATGGTTCAAGGGAACGACATGCGAAGCGGCTGGGCACTGCTTCTTTACGGCAGGTAGCGCAAGTTTGAAACCTCGTTTCCATATATTCCTCAATGACAACCAATTCTCTGTTTTTCAAGCGAACTCAGCCGGAACCACCCTTTTCAAATATTCTTTTGATTGGAACGTCTTTTCCGACCCCACCGCATGGTACCATCTTGCAGTCATGGTGGACACAACGGCACCTGCCGCCCTTGACAGAGTCAGAGTCTATTACAACGGGAACCGCCTGGTACCACTGGAAACGAGCACAATGGCCGCTCAGAACACAGTGACATCAGTTAACGACATCAATTACCAGATGTACATAGGAAGAAAACTTCACTTAATAACGACACCGATTAACGGCTACGCTTCAGATATAATTTTTGTGGATGGAATACCCCAGGGCATACATCAGTTCGGAGAATACTCATCCATTATAACCGGGCTGTGGATTCCCCGAAAATCAAAAGATCTCACTCTGGGGCAAAATGGTTTTCATCTGCGATTTTCAGATGCAGCCAATCTCGGTCATGACAGTGCACAGGAAAACCACTGGACGGTAATCGGAGATCCCGCACAATGCGGAGATACCCCGACAAACAATCATTGTACGTTCAACAGACTCCTTTCCCTAGACAGGACAAATGAATTGATTTTTTCCAATGGAAACAGAACTATTTCTTCAAACAACGATTCTTTTACCATGGCCATGGGTGACATTCCCATGGCAACAGAGCGCGGATTATATTGGGAATGCACCCTTGAGACACTTGCTTCAACGGCTTCTCTTTCAATGGGAGCCATTGAATCCCGGTGCCCTTCGACCAACATGGCAAACAAGGCCGGACATTTTTCGTGTGATGCGGCAGGGTATTATGCCGATGGAGTGTTTTCGGAATGGGTGAATCCACCATTTTTTTCAGCTGGTGACATTTTCCAATTCGCCCTCAAAGGAAATAACATGTGGATAGGGCGCAATGGTTCATGGTTGGAGGATGGAGACCCGATAAACCATGTAAACCCGATGATAACTGGCTTGCCACAGAGAGTACTCCCATTCGTGACCACCGGGGCAATGGACCAGAAAATCACCTTGAACTCCGGCGGAACAATCTTTGCTTTCTCTCCTCCGACAGGATTCAAACCGCTGTGTATCAAGACCAATCCCGAGCCTACCCTGCTTCGATCTTCGACAGTCTTCGATATCACGACTCGGATCGGCACGGGCGGCGACACAACCGTGTCTTCATTGGAATTCGCCCCTGATTTTGTCTACATCAAAGGCAGATGGGCTGTTGATTCCTGGGGATTATTCGATCGGTGCCAAGGAACAACCAAATACCTCAGGACCAACTCTTCATCCGCCCAATCATACTTTACGGATTCGCTCACCGCTTTCAATGATGACGGCTACAACTTAGGGTATGCAAGCTTCATTAACAAGTCAGGTAACTCCTTTCTTGATCTCTGCCTCAAATCCGCTCCGTATCAAGGATTTGAACTGATCGAATACACAGGTGACGGCTCCTCCGGCAGAGATATCTCCCATGCACTCCAAGCGCCTCCCTCTTTCATGATCGTCAAAAATCTTGAAACGGGCACTCTGGGATGGGCACTCTACCATTCGGCTCTGGGTGAAAAAAAACACCTCCTCCTCAATTCTACGGAAAACGCTCAAGAAAAAAGCGATATCTGGAATGACACTCCACCCACAAGCACTCATTTCACCGTTGGAAGTAACCCTGGAGTCAATGGTCTCGGCCAAAAACATATGGCCTATCTTTTTGCCGATTCTGCGATTTTCCAAGCTTTCAGCTACGTCGGCAACGGCTCTGAAGATGGTCCATTTGTCCATTTGGGAGGCAAACCACGGGCACTGTTTGCATTAAAGAACACAGATGAGGTTGGACACCACTTCCTTTTCGACTCTGCAAGAAATGAAAAAAATATTGTTGCGAGTTATCTTCTCCCTGACTCGACCGATGTTGAGACAACGGAAAGCAACATTTCAACACTCTTTTCCAGTCAGGGCATAAAA
- a CDS encoding HoxN/HupN/NixA family nickel/cobalt transporter translates to MNQFRKATLIFIIWATLGTSFIVSNASAHPHVYVDAALTFVLDDSGLAAIRQNWTFDEIFSNAILSDLNLTPTLLATPEGQATIKDGAFAYLANYKYFTFIENNGKQLPVQHPENFKASVNEGRLIYDFTIPLHLPIKTIHAFRVAVFDEEYYTDILLLKDEIRFEIDGMVQVSHVIRPAKDHTYWQFIVPEAVHLSVSGTPGDVPSLPAVSAEEDSPGPIEHLMTRVRDIQKILTLKLNGFGMEIRKTPIGSALWMFLGFSFLYGIVHAIGPGHGKTVVCSYFLSNPGTFLSGAIMGNTITFVHMGSAAVAVGAAYLVFSTGMGGFAAASRALQPASYALLGIMGLCLLIKAVRDIFRGGILMEAPCGTGKSDTPAKPHLRSVLLVSFITGLIPCPGAAVILAFSIGQDILWAGMGAIISMAIGMGLTTTLFAWAAVAARSATLTVSGVNRKFFNVLYAALSLCGAAGITLFGAVLFMSSNVWH, encoded by the coding sequence ATGAACCAATTCAGAAAAGCGACCCTGATTTTTATCATATGGGCAACCTTGGGAACATCCTTCATAGTTTCAAACGCTTCGGCTCATCCCCATGTCTATGTGGATGCAGCTCTAACATTTGTTCTGGACGACTCTGGCTTGGCCGCAATCAGGCAGAACTGGACTTTTGACGAAATCTTCAGCAATGCGATACTTTCAGACCTGAACTTGACGCCTACGCTTCTCGCAACACCCGAGGGACAGGCAACCATCAAAGATGGTGCTTTTGCCTACCTTGCCAATTACAAGTACTTCACTTTCATCGAGAATAACGGGAAGCAGCTTCCGGTCCAGCACCCGGAAAATTTCAAAGCATCCGTCAATGAGGGGCGTCTCATTTACGATTTCACGATTCCTCTGCATCTGCCGATCAAGACAATTCATGCTTTCCGCGTCGCGGTGTTTGACGAGGAATATTATACTGACATTTTGCTGCTCAAGGACGAAATACGTTTTGAAATCGACGGCATGGTGCAGGTCAGCCACGTTATTCGCCCTGCCAAAGACCATACATACTGGCAATTCATTGTTCCCGAGGCGGTTCACCTTTCTGTCTCCGGCACACCCGGAGATGTCCCGTCCCTCCCTGCCGTTTCTGCTGAAGAAGACAGCCCCGGCCCCATCGAACACCTGATGACCAGAGTCCGGGATATCCAGAAGATACTCACCCTGAAGCTCAACGGCTTTGGTATGGAGATTCGAAAGACGCCCATAGGCTCTGCTCTCTGGATGTTCCTCGGCTTTTCCTTCTTATACGGGATAGTCCACGCCATTGGCCCCGGACATGGAAAAACCGTTGTCTGCTCGTATTTTCTTTCCAACCCTGGCACGTTCCTTTCCGGTGCCATCATGGGCAACACCATCACTTTCGTCCATATGGGGTCTGCAGCCGTGGCCGTCGGTGCCGCATACCTTGTTTTCTCCACCGGCATGGGCGGGTTTGCCGCTGCCAGTCGAGCTCTTCAACCGGCCAGTTACGCTCTTCTTGGTATCATGGGACTCTGCCTGTTGATCAAGGCTGTCCGGGATATCTTCCGTGGGGGAATTCTCATGGAAGCACCATGCGGGACAGGAAAGAGTGACACTCCTGCCAAACCGCATTTGCGAAGTGTCCTGCTCGTCTCGTTCATCACCGGCTTGATCCCCTGCCCCGGCGCGGCAGTCATCCTCGCCTTTTCCATCGGACAGGATATTCTCTGGGCAGGCATGGGTGCCATAATCAGTATGGCCATAGGAATGGGACTGACCACCACACTCTTTGCCTGGGCCGCCGTGGCCGCACGAAGTGCCACGCTCACGGTCTCCGGGGTCAACCGAAAATTTTTCAATGTCCTTTACGCAGCCCTTTCCCTGTGTGGAGCGGCCGGGATCACACTTTTCGGCGCTGTCCTTTTCATGAGCTCCAATGTCTGGCATTGA